A region from the Canis lupus dingo isolate Sandy chromosome 9, ASM325472v2, whole genome shotgun sequence genome encodes:
- the CASKIN2 gene encoding caskin-2 → MGREQDLILAVKNGDVTGVQKLVAKVKAAKTKLLGSTKRLNVNYQDADGFSALHHAALGGSLELIALLLEAQATVDIKDSNGMRPLHYAAWQGRLEPVRLLLRASAAVNAASLDGQIPLHLAAQYGHYEVSEMLLQHQSNPCLVNKAKKTPLDLACEFGRLKVAQLLLNSHLCVALLEGEAKDPCDPNYTTPLHLAAKNGHREVIRQLLRAGIEINRQTKTGTALHEAALYGKTEVVRLLLEGGVDVNIRNTYNQTALDIVNQFTTSQASREIKQLLREASGILKVRALKDFWNLHDPTALNVRAGDVITVLEQHPDGRWKGHIHESQRGTDRVGYFPPGIVEVVSKRVGVLAPRLPSAPTPLRPGFSRTPQPPADDPLHPLTYGQLPRVGLSPDSPAGDRNSVGSEGSVGSIRSAGSGQSSEGTNGHGTGLLIENAQPLPSMGEDQVLLGLHPLPLADNLNHRPLVHYRSGEQLFTQDVRPEQLLEGKDAQAIHNWLSEFQLEGYTAHFLQAGYDVPTISRMTPEDLTAIGVTKPGHRKKIASEIAQLSIAEWLPNYIPADLREWLCALGLPQYHKQLVSSGYDSMGLVADLTWEELQEIGVNKLGHQKKLMLGVKRLAELRRGLLQGEVPVEGGGRRLARGPELMAIEGLENGDGPAATGPRLLTFQGSELSPELQAAMAGGGPEPLPLPPARSPSQESIGARSRGSGHSQEQPAPQPSGGDSSTPQERNLPEGTERPSKLCSPPPGQGPPPYVFMHPQASPSSPAPGPPPGAPRAFSYLAGPPATPPDPPRPKRRSHSLSRPGPAEGEAEGEAEGPADSALGSYATLTRRPGRSALARTSPSPTPARGAPRSQSFALRARRKGPPPPPPKRLSSVSGPTTEAPSLDGSPGPKEGASGPRRRTLSEPTGPSEPPSPPVPAGPVSDTEEEEPGPEGTPPSRGSSGEGLPFAEEGNLTIKQRPKPAGPPPREAPVPAGLDFNLTESDTVKRRPKCREREPLQTALLAFGVASATPSPSAPLPSQTPSEPSSAAPSPPRLDPSSLPTQGAPAPLSPSPQTQPSAPPCPGPALESSTGDWRHGETEPPASPAALIKVPGAGTAPKPVSVACTQLAFSGPKLAPRLGPRPVPPPRPESTGAVGSGRAQQRLEQTSSSLAAALRAAEKSIGAEEREGPPSTSAKHILDDISTMFDALADQLDAMLD, encoded by the exons ATGGGTCGTGAACAGGACCTGATCCTCGCCGTCAAGAACGGAGATGTGACTGGTGTGCAGAAACTTGTGGCTAAGGTCAAGGCCGCAAAGACAA AGCTCCTCGGCTCCACGAAGAGACTCAACGTCAACTATCAGGATGCTGATGG ATTCTCTGCTCTCCATCATGCTGCCTTGGGGGGCAGCCTGGAGCTCATAGCCTTGCTGCTGGAGGCTCAGGCCACTGTTGACATCAAGGACAGCAATG GCATGCGCCCGCTGCACTACGCAGCCTGGCAGGGCCGGCTGGAGCCAGTGAGGCTGCTGCTGCGCGCCTCTGCAGCTGTCAACGCCGCCTCGCTGGATGGGCAGATCCCACTGCATCTGGCTGCCCAGTATGGACACTATGAAGTG TCAGAAATGCTCCTCCAGCATCAGTCCAACCCATGCCTGGTCAACAAGGCAAAGAAGACACCCCTGGATCTGGCCTGTGAGTTTGGGCGGCTCAAG GTGGCCCAGCTGCTACTGAACAGTCACTTGTGTGTGGCGCTGCTGGAGGGTGAGGCCAAGGACCCGTGTGACCCCAACTACACCACACCCCTGCACTTGGCTGCCAAGAATGGCCACAGAGAGGTCATCAG ACAGCTCCTTAGAGCGGGGATCGAGATCAACCGGCAGACTAAGACCGGCACGGCGCTCCACGAAGCCGCACTGTACGGCAAGACGGAGGTGGTACGGCTGCTCCTGGAG GGCGGAGTGGACGTGAACATTCGGAACACGTATAACCAGACAGCACTGGACATCGTGAATCAGTTCACCACCTCCCAGGCCAGCCGAGAAATCAAGCAGTTACTGCGGG AGGCCTCAGGGATCCTGAAGGTGCGAGCGCTCAAGGATTTCTGGAACCTCCACGATCCCACTGCTCTCAATGTCCGGGCAGGGGATGTCATCACG GTGCTTGAGCAGCATCCCGATGGCCGCTGGAAGGGCCACATCCATGAGAGCCAGAGGGGCACGGACCGTGTGGGCTACTTCCCCCCAGGCATCGTGGAGGTGGTCAGCAAGCGGGTGGGCGTCCTCGCACCTCGCCTCCCATCTGCTCCCACCCCCCTGCGCCCAGGCTTCTCTCGGACACCACAGCCCCCTGCCGATGACCCCTTACACCCTTTAACCTATGGCCAGCTTCCTCGGGTGGGCCTCAGCCCAGACAGCCCAG CAGGTGACAGGAATAGTGTGGGCAGTGAGGGCAGCGTGGGCAGCATCCGCAGTGCCGGCAGCGGGCAGAGTTCCGAGGGCACCAATGGCCATGGCACTGGCCTTCTTATTGAGAACGCCCAG CCTCTGCCTTCCATGGGAGAGGATCAGGTGCTGCTGGGATTGCACCCACTACCCCTGGCAG ACAACCTGAACCACCGCCCTCTGGTTCACTACCGCTCTGGGGAACAGCTCTTCACCCAGGATGTGAGGCCGGAGCAGCTGCTGGAGGGGAAG GACGCTCAGGCCATTCATAACTGGCTGAGTGAGTTCCAGCTGGAAGGCTACACCGCCCACTTTCTGCAGGCTGGCTATGATGTGCCAACCATCAGCCGTATGACTCCTGAG GACCTGACGGCCATCGGGGTGACCAAGCCTGGGCACAGGAAGAAAATCGCCTCAGAGATTGCTCAGCTCAGCATTGCTGAGTGGCTGCCCAACTATATCCCG GCGGACCTGCGGGAGTGGCTGTGTGCGCTAGGGCTGCCGCAGTACCACAAGCAGTTAGTGAGCAGCGGCTACGACTCCATGGGGCTGGTGGCCGACCTCACCTGGGAGGAGCTGCAGGAGATCGGAGTCAACAAGCTCG GTCATCAGAAGAAGCTGATGCTGGGAGTGAAGCGGCTGGCCGAGCTGCGGCGGGGCCTCCTGCAGGGGGAGGTCCCGGTTGAAGGCGGCGGCCGCCGGCTAGCCAGAGGCCCGGAGCTCATGGCCATCGAGGGGCTGGAGAATGGGGATGGTCCAGCTGCCACCGGCCCACGCCTCCTCACCTTTCAGGGCAGCGAGCTAAGCCCAGAGCTACAGGCAGCCATGGCTGGGGGTGGCCCCGAGCCACTCCCCTTgccccccgcccgctcccccAGCCAGGAGAGCATTGGAGCACGCTCACGAGGGTCCGGGCACTCACAGGAACAGCCTGCCCCCCAGCCCAGTGGTGGAGACTCCAGCACCCCACAGGAGAGAAACCTTCCAGAGGGCACGGAGCGACCCTCTAAGCTTTGTTCCCCACCTCCTGGCCAAGGGCCTCCCCCTTACGTTTTTATGCATCCCCAGGCCTCACCCTCTAGCCCAGCTCCGGGGCCACCTCCCGGGGCACCCCGTGCCTTCTCCTACTTGGCTGGTCCTCCTGCCACTCCTCCGGACCCACCCCGGCCCAAGCGCCGGTCACACAGCCTGAGCCGTCCGGGCCCTgcggagggggaagcagagggggaGGCTGAGGGGCCAGCGGACAGTGCCTTGGGCAGCTATGCCACCCTCACCCGGCGACCAGGACGCAGTGCCCTAGCGCGGACCAGCCCTAGCCCGACCCCAGCTCGAGGGGCTCCCCGCAGCCAGTCCTTTGCCCTTCGTGCCCGACGCAAAggcccgccacccccaccccctaaacGTCTCAGTTCGGTTTCTGGCCCCACCACAGAGGCGCCTTCGCTAGATGGAAGCCCGGGGCCTAAGGAGGGGGCCTCTGGGCCCCGAAGGCGAACACTGAGTGAGCCAACTGGACCCTCGGAGCCCCCCAGCCCGCCTGTGCCAGCAGGGCCCGTGTCggacacagaggaggaggagccagggccTGAGGGGACGCCCCCATCTCGGGGCAGCTCAGGGGAGGGGCTCCCATTTGCAGAGGAGGGGAACCTGACCATCAAACAGCGGCCGAAGCCAGCTggcccccctccccgggaggCGCCTGTGCCCGCTGGCCTGGATTTCAACCTCACAGAGTCAGACACTGTCAAGCGGAGACCCAAATGCCGGGAGAGAGAGCCTCTGCAGACGGCCCTGCTGGCCTTCGGGGTGGCCAGTGCCACGcccagcccctctgcccccctgccctcccagacCCCCAGCGAGCCCTCCTCAGCTGCTCCCAGCCCTCCCCGGCTGGACCCTAGCAGCCTTCCAACTCAGGGAGCTCCAGCACCCCTTTCTCCCAGCCCCCAAACCCAGCCCTCTgcacccccctgccccgggcctgcTCTGGAAAGCTCAACAGGTGATTGGCGGCACGGGGAGACAGAGCCCCCAGCTTCCCCCGCTGCCCTCATCAAGGTGCCAGGTGCAG GAACAGCCCCCAAGCCTGTGTCTGTGGCCTGCACCCAGCTGGCATTTTCAGGCCCAAAGCTGGCTCCCCGGCTTGGCCCCCGCCCCGTGCCTCCTCCAAGGCCAGAGAGCACTGGGGCTGTGGGCTCTGGCCGGGCCCAGCAGAGGCTGGAACAGACCAGCTCCTCCCTGGCAGCTGCATTACGGGCCGCAGAGAAGAGCATTGGCGCTGAGGAGCGAGAGGG CCCTCCCAGCACCTCCGCCAAGCACATTTTGGATGACATCAGCACCATGTTTGATGCCCTGGCTGACCAGCTGGATGCCATGCTAGATTGA